Proteins encoded by one window of Chloroflexaceae bacterium:
- a CDS encoding putative baseplate assembly protein, protein MPADLQLNPCGCCEGLTRLTPRNPANPPGLSALVYRVGAHGAFKRSMLAGLASPGGLPTLTTRADDDPSIALCDAAAAMLDVLTFYQERIANEGYLRTATERMSVLELARAIGYELRPGVAASTYLAFELETAPTAPAVVNLPVGVKVQSLPGPDEQAQTFETVEQIEARREWNQLRPQTFRLAQPGFAEDRLYLKGTATGLKPGDAVLLIGDERRKDAGNENWDFRRVTAVKPVPAADPEAAYTVVELERGLGSFTPYKEPPKLNPRVYALRLRANLFGHNAPAWNTLPASLRVGELVPQASGPPVFQQGPYAGRQQSWAEAPFAAGTTAINLDAVYGQITPGSWVVLATAEWAEVYAVQTVAEETRTDYTLSLKTTRLSISGENINRFSPRSASVYAQSEELPLAPRPIRDPLQGNRITLDRSLPDLPPGRTLVVSGKRMRVRVVRPLELIAADGIGKVALQSGDSPVLEEAPATLPSGQQTWKLTDRNGFTGSVTFNSPAAAGRALELVPSHDDDPVVSEAVVIKEVVPGSDPTEIVLADALLRAYDRATVIIYGNVAAATHGETRQEVLGSGDGARGFQSFTLKQKPLTYVSAATPAGAESTLQVRVNDVLWREAPALYRLPPRERAYITRIDDAGNVTLTFGDGLTGARLPTGNENVVATYRTGIGAPGMVRAGQLSLLITRPLGVQKVTNPLAPTGAADPESRDQARQNAPFTVLTLDRIVSLRDFEDFARAFAGIGKAQATWLWDGERRVVHVTIAAAASNGVDHTIDPRSKLFANLAAAMDAARDTAQRLIVASYEPLYFRLKARVLIDPAYLADKVLAAVTATLRDAYAFERRAFGQPAHESEVLALIQAVEGVQAVFLDQFYLRGQTPARQTPLLAARARCDPAAPPGTCNVRPAQLLLLDPRGIDLTEAAR, encoded by the coding sequence ATGCCTGCTGACCTTCAACTGAACCCGTGCGGCTGCTGCGAGGGCCTCACCCGGCTGACCCCGCGGAACCCGGCGAACCCGCCCGGCCTGTCGGCCCTGGTGTACCGCGTTGGCGCCCACGGCGCCTTCAAGCGCAGCATGCTCGCCGGCCTGGCCAGCCCGGGGGGCCTTCCCACCCTCACCACCCGCGCCGATGACGACCCGAGCATCGCCCTGTGCGACGCCGCCGCCGCCATGCTCGACGTGCTGACCTTCTACCAGGAGCGCATCGCCAACGAGGGCTATCTGCGCACCGCTACCGAGCGCATGTCGGTGCTGGAACTGGCGCGGGCGATTGGCTATGAACTGCGCCCCGGCGTGGCCGCCAGCACCTACCTGGCCTTTGAACTGGAGACCGCTCCCACTGCTCCCGCCGTGGTCAATCTCCCCGTTGGCGTCAAGGTGCAGAGCCTGCCTGGCCCGGACGAGCAGGCGCAGACCTTCGAGACGGTTGAGCAAATCGAGGCGCGCCGCGAGTGGAACCAGCTTCGTCCCCAGACCTTCCGCCTGGCGCAGCCGGGCTTCGCCGAGGACCGCCTGTACCTCAAAGGAACCGCCACCGGCCTCAAGCCCGGCGACGCCGTGCTGCTCATCGGCGACGAGCGCCGGAAGGACGCCGGCAACGAAAACTGGGATTTCCGCCGCGTCACCGCGGTGAAGCCGGTACCCGCGGCTGACCCGGAGGCCGCCTATACCGTGGTCGAACTGGAGCGCGGCCTGGGTTCCTTCACTCCCTACAAGGAGCCGCCGAAGCTCAATCCCCGCGTCTACGCCCTGCGCCTGCGCGCCAACCTCTTCGGCCATAACGCCCCCGCCTGGAACACCCTGCCCGCCTCCCTGCGCGTCGGCGAACTCGTTCCGCAGGCAAGCGGCCCACCCGTGTTCCAGCAAGGCCCGTATGCCGGACGGCAACAAAGCTGGGCCGAGGCCCCCTTTGCCGCGGGTACGACAGCTATCAACCTCGACGCGGTCTACGGCCAGATCACGCCGGGAAGCTGGGTGGTGCTGGCCACGGCGGAGTGGGCCGAGGTGTATGCGGTGCAAACCGTCGCCGAGGAAACCAGAACCGACTACACCCTTAGCCTGAAGACCACGCGCCTGAGCATCTCCGGCGAGAACATCAACCGTTTCTCGCCGCGTAGCGCCAGTGTGTACGCCCAGAGCGAAGAACTGCCCCTGGCCCCCCGGCCCATCCGCGATCCGCTGCAGGGCAACCGGATCACCCTGGATCGGTCGCTGCCCGACCTGCCCCCCGGGCGCACCCTCGTCGTCAGCGGTAAACGCATGCGCGTCCGTGTGGTGCGGCCACTCGAACTGATCGCCGCCGACGGCATCGGCAAGGTCGCCCTCCAGTCCGGCGACAGCCCGGTGCTGGAGGAAGCGCCGGCCACCCTGCCTTCGGGACAGCAGACCTGGAAACTGACCGACAGGAACGGCTTTACCGGTAGCGTCACGTTCAACTCCCCCGCCGCGGCCGGCCGCGCCCTGGAACTGGTTCCCTCCCACGACGACGATCCCGTTGTCAGCGAAGCGGTGGTGATCAAAGAAGTCGTTCCCGGCAGCGACCCTACCGAGATCGTGCTTGCCGATGCGCTCCTGCGCGCCTACGATCGGGCCACGGTAATCATCTACGGCAATGTTGCCGCCGCCACCCACGGCGAAACCCGCCAGGAGGTCCTGGGCAGCGGCGACGGAGCGCGCGGCTTCCAGTCCTTCACCCTCAAACAGAAACCGCTGACCTATGTCTCCGCGGCGACGCCCGCCGGCGCCGAGAGCACGCTACAGGTGCGGGTGAACGATGTGCTGTGGCGGGAGGCGCCCGCGCTCTACCGCCTGCCGCCGCGCGAGCGCGCCTACATCACCCGCATTGATGACGCGGGCAACGTCACCCTGACCTTCGGCGACGGTCTCACCGGGGCGCGGCTGCCCACCGGCAACGAAAACGTCGTGGCGACCTATCGCACCGGGATCGGCGCGCCGGGCATGGTGCGCGCCGGCCAGCTCTCGCTGCTGATCACCCGGCCCCTGGGGGTGCAGAAGGTGACCAACCCGCTGGCCCCCACCGGCGCGGCCGACCCCGAATCGCGCGACCAGGCCCGCCAGAACGCCCCCTTCACCGTGCTGACCCTGGATCGCATCGTCTCGCTCCGCGATTTCGAGGATTTCGCCCGGGCCTTCGCCGGCATCGGCAAGGCCCAGGCCACCTGGCTGTGGGACGGTGAACGGCGCGTGGTGCACGTCACCATTGCCGCCGCCGCCAGCAACGGCGTGGACCACACCATCGATCCGCGTTCGAAGCTCTTCGCGAACCTGGCCGCGGCCATGGACGCCGCCCGTGACACGGCGCAACGGCTGATCGTCGCCTCCTACGAGCCGCTCTACTTCCGCCTCAAGGCGCGCGTGCTGATTGACCCGGCCTACCTCGCCGATAAGGTGCTGGCGGCCGTCACCGCGACCCTCCGCGACGCCTACGCCTTCGAGCGCCGCGCCTTCGGCCAGCCGGCCCACGAGAGCGAGGTTCTGGCGCTCATCCAGGCCGTCGAGGGCGTGCAGGCCGTCTTCCTCGACCAGTTCTACCTGCGCGGCCAGACGCCCGCTCGCCAGACGCCGCTCCTCGCCGCCCGCGCGCGCTGCGACCCTGCCGCGCCACCCGGAACGTGCAACGTTCGCCCGGCGCAGTTGCTGCTGCTCGACCCTCGCGGCATTGATCTCACGGAGGCCGCGCGATGA